A single genomic interval of Pelagicoccus sp. SDUM812003 harbors:
- the nusA gene encoding transcription termination factor NusA, which yields MSSEILSVLEYMEKEKGIGREDMISAIITAIKNAAAKGVNAGQELKITIDPKNGKMQAWALLDVVDSVSDPKTEISLEKARQVDDTFNIGDVYEKDIDPAYLGRIAAQTARQAIMQRLRQFEKERIYDDFKDQVGDIVSGIVRRRERGDLIVDLGKAEAMMPSRDQVPGEDYAPGERIRCYLLKIEATNRGPELILSRSNAKFVLRLFELEVTEIADGTVKIEAFSREPGYRTKIAVTSSDPKVDPVGACVGARGARVKSIVRELGGEKIDIIRYFEDPKEMALEALKPAIPRNVIMDERNRRITIEVSEDDLAIAIGRKGQNARLTSKLVGWKIDIMKEEVKEVTLEAKQAAAAEGLNQIEGIDPATAERLVNNGLISPELFLDVEADDLVEMGFSEQESADILAKAKQFLASQNISS from the coding sequence ATGAGCAGCGAAATTCTTTCAGTCCTTGAGTACATGGAAAAGGAGAAGGGGATCGGTCGTGAGGACATGATCTCCGCGATCATCACGGCTATTAAGAACGCCGCGGCGAAGGGCGTTAACGCTGGACAGGAGCTGAAGATTACCATCGATCCGAAAAATGGTAAGATGCAGGCTTGGGCGCTGCTCGATGTGGTCGATTCCGTGAGCGATCCGAAGACGGAGATTTCCTTGGAAAAGGCCCGCCAGGTCGACGATACCTTCAACATCGGTGACGTCTACGAGAAGGATATCGACCCTGCTTATCTTGGACGCATCGCGGCCCAGACCGCTCGTCAAGCGATCATGCAGCGCCTTCGTCAGTTCGAGAAGGAGCGCATCTACGACGATTTCAAGGATCAGGTGGGCGACATCGTGAGCGGCATCGTGCGCCGTCGCGAGCGCGGCGATCTGATCGTCGATCTCGGCAAGGCGGAAGCCATGATGCCATCGCGCGACCAGGTTCCCGGCGAGGACTACGCCCCGGGCGAGCGCATCCGCTGCTACCTTTTGAAAATCGAGGCCACCAATCGCGGGCCGGAGCTGATCCTCAGCCGCTCCAATGCCAAGTTCGTACTGCGCCTCTTCGAGCTCGAGGTCACGGAGATCGCGGACGGCACGGTGAAGATCGAAGCCTTCTCCCGCGAGCCGGGCTACCGCACTAAGATCGCGGTCACTTCCAGCGACCCCAAGGTCGATCCCGTCGGGGCCTGCGTCGGGGCTCGTGGAGCTCGGGTCAAGAGCATCGTGCGCGAGTTGGGTGGCGAGAAGATCGACATCATTCGTTATTTCGAGGATCCCAAGGAGATGGCTCTCGAAGCGCTCAAGCCAGCGATCCCACGCAACGTGATCATGGACGAGCGCAACCGCCGCATCACGATCGAAGTTTCCGAGGACGACCTCGCCATCGCCATTGGCCGGAAGGGCCAGAACGCCCGCCTCACCTCCAAGCTCGTCGGTTGGAAGATTGACATTATGAAGGAGGAAGTGAAGGAAGTCACCCTCGAGGCCAAGCAAGCTGCAGCGGCGGAAGGTCTGAATCAGATCGAAGGCATCGATCCGGCTACGGCGGAGCGCCTCGTCAACAACGGACTTATCAGCCCGGAACTCTTCCTCGACGTCGAGGCGGACGACCTGGTGGAAATGGGATTCAGCGAGCAGGAGTCCGCGGACATCCTGGCCAAGGCCAAGCAATTCCTGGCATCGCAAAACATCTCATCCTGA
- a CDS encoding DHH family phosphoesterase, producing MSYFPHLAETFSELLASIANDRVLILGHARPDGDCVGSQIALTRLLRQQGVDAVPLNAYPVPKALSFLDENEPIGLLRPESLDGSPMIFVDCADENRVGNEASQWIRDANFLGNIDHHISNTEFARMNIVDATTAATCEILAGLAFDFGWDIDDCAAQALLTGIMTDTGRFGYAATSSRVFDLSARLVERGARPHITTQSLYENEPFSRLKLLQHFLASLRTEFEGKLGIGKLLREDFLDTEADYEQTEGFVDYTRSIRGAKVGLYLEQRKRTVKASLRAENADYRVDQVARQFGGGGHACAAAFSTDLSLEEVEPLVVQAIVKRIKEVELSET from the coding sequence ATGAGTTATTTTCCACACCTGGCGGAAACCTTTAGCGAGTTGCTGGCCAGCATCGCGAACGACCGCGTCTTGATCCTGGGCCACGCTCGTCCGGACGGAGATTGCGTCGGCTCGCAGATCGCCCTGACGCGTCTGCTGCGCCAGCAAGGCGTGGACGCGGTCCCGCTCAACGCTTATCCGGTGCCGAAGGCCTTGTCGTTTCTCGACGAAAACGAACCGATCGGGCTGCTTCGCCCGGAGTCGCTGGATGGCAGTCCAATGATCTTCGTGGATTGCGCCGACGAGAATCGGGTGGGGAACGAAGCCAGCCAGTGGATCCGCGACGCGAATTTTCTAGGCAATATCGATCACCACATTTCGAATACGGAATTCGCTCGTATGAACATTGTGGATGCGACCACGGCGGCCACGTGTGAAATCCTCGCGGGCTTGGCCTTTGACTTCGGCTGGGACATCGACGATTGTGCCGCTCAGGCGCTTTTGACCGGCATCATGACCGATACGGGTCGGTTTGGATACGCCGCTACGTCCAGCCGAGTCTTCGATCTGAGCGCCCGGCTCGTGGAGCGCGGTGCCCGCCCACATATCACCACGCAATCGCTCTACGAAAACGAGCCGTTTTCGCGCTTGAAGCTCTTGCAGCATTTCCTCGCTAGCTTGCGCACCGAGTTCGAAGGCAAGCTTGGCATAGGGAAGCTGCTGCGTGAAGACTTTTTGGATACAGAGGCGGACTACGAGCAGACTGAAGGGTTCGTCGACTACACGCGCTCGATTCGCGGCGCCAAGGTCGGTCTCTATCTGGAGCAGCGAAAGCGAACCGTGAAGGCTAGCCTCAGAGCGGAAAACGCGGACTACCGCGTGGATCAGGTCGCCCGTCAGTTCGGAGGGGGAGGTCATGCCTGCGCTGCGGCCTTTAGCACCGATCTGTCGTTGGAGGAGGTCGAGCCGCTGGTTGTGCAAGCGATCGTCAAGCGGATCAAGGAAGTCGAGCTAAGCGAGACCTAG
- the rbfA gene encoding 30S ribosome-binding factor RbfA yields MSNRKIRVGELMKREISDILHTRFKGSAVMITITEVDVSPDNKNAKVLFSVIETKDSSVGKAQRFLDAKKSQFKRELSRRIVLKYMPELEFVFDEKNLAANRVNEMIDGLEFSDDDPEESDSSER; encoded by the coding sequence ATGAGCAATCGAAAGATCAGAGTGGGGGAGCTGATGAAGCGTGAGATCAGCGACATCCTGCACACGCGCTTCAAGGGCAGCGCGGTGATGATAACCATCACCGAGGTGGATGTCTCGCCGGACAACAAGAACGCCAAGGTGCTTTTTTCGGTCATCGAGACCAAGGACAGTTCGGTCGGCAAGGCCCAGCGCTTTCTCGACGCCAAGAAGTCGCAGTTCAAGCGCGAGCTCAGCCGCCGCATCGTTCTCAAGTACATGCCGGAGCTGGAGTTCGTTTTCGACGAGAAGAACCTCGCGGCGAATCGCGTGAACGAGATGATCGACGGATTGGAGTTTTCCGACGATGATCCGGAAGAGAGCGACAGCTCCGAGCGATGA
- the infB gene encoding translation initiation factor IF-2: MSVRIYQLSKEIGMENGELIELLRERGFAVKSASSTIDNISADSIKDEFANQASAEKEEEKQAPEATAKESGSEASQPPAAPSISSFVKSKEDLEKEKEQAKKAAEAAKAPPAAPPAPPSPPAPQAPKPAAPPPMAPPPAGSPSRMAPPPVKPAPAAPAPAAPPRNPGVRPAPTAEPSSPPKAPAPPAPRPAAPPAAPAASAPSGPPAPPAPPKAGPPPVSPGGPKGPGNASPASMAPPAAAEKPEASDGQSDEIRQIVLKPPIVVRDFANEIGLKPFKLISELMEMGIFASINQSLDEKVASDLAAKHGYLLEIRHRGEGQKKKKKEEKVVDESELLEHRPPVVCIMGHVDHGKTSLLDYIRKANVTKGEAGGITQHIGAYQVEHNDHKITFLDTPGHEAFNAMRARGADVTDIAILVVAADDGFMPQTDEALKFIQKSGVQPIVAINKIDTKGANVDRVKQQMQERGIASEDWGGQTICVEVSAIKGQGIDDLLDMVLLQAEVLELKANPQKAAEGIIIEAAVEVGRGSTATVIIQGGTLKVGDALVCGHCYTKVKAMLNEYGKPIKKAPPSTPVRVIGWSDTPDCGATFVTVKNEKEAKATAAENEIEIKAELAAAEEEATSGMSAQEKLFAAIAKTQKKTLRLIVKGDTFGSVEAIIQALKGIKSDKVALEVIGKGVGVINKSDVQKASAGGAEIIGFNVRMDNGVAAVAKHHAVKISSYQVIYELIDRVHEDMVEMLDPEYRENKIGAAEVRAVFPIAKGFVAGCLVTEGRVQHGASARILRRGESLIESKVQTLRRVKDDVKEVRAGTECGVQIEKFNDYKPGDVIEIYEVHEVRPSL; the protein is encoded by the coding sequence ATGAGCGTAAGAATCTACCAGTTGTCTAAAGAAATCGGCATGGAAAATGGCGAGCTGATCGAGCTGTTGCGCGAGCGCGGCTTCGCGGTCAAGAGCGCCTCCAGCACGATCGACAACATCTCAGCGGATTCGATCAAGGACGAATTCGCCAACCAAGCTTCCGCAGAAAAGGAGGAAGAAAAGCAAGCTCCTGAAGCGACGGCTAAGGAAAGCGGGAGCGAGGCATCGCAACCGCCGGCCGCTCCATCGATTTCTTCCTTTGTGAAGAGCAAGGAAGATCTCGAGAAGGAGAAGGAACAGGCGAAAAAGGCGGCCGAAGCGGCGAAAGCCCCGCCTGCCGCTCCGCCGGCTCCCCCGTCTCCGCCAGCGCCTCAGGCTCCCAAGCCAGCTGCTCCGCCGCCGATGGCGCCTCCCCCTGCGGGAAGCCCCAGCCGCATGGCGCCGCCGCCGGTCAAGCCTGCTCCCGCAGCGCCCGCTCCCGCGGCGCCGCCGCGCAATCCAGGCGTGCGTCCCGCCCCCACGGCGGAACCGTCCAGCCCTCCCAAGGCTCCGGCCCCGCCGGCTCCCAGGCCGGCCGCTCCTCCAGCCGCGCCAGCGGCGAGCGCCCCCTCGGGCCCACCGGCCCCGCCGGCTCCGCCCAAGGCAGGTCCGCCACCCGTCTCGCCAGGCGGTCCCAAGGGCCCGGGCAACGCCAGTCCTGCCTCCATGGCTCCGCCTGCAGCGGCGGAGAAGCCGGAAGCCAGCGATGGCCAGTCCGACGAGATCAGGCAGATCGTTTTGAAGCCGCCGATCGTGGTGCGCGATTTCGCCAATGAAATTGGCCTCAAGCCTTTCAAGCTCATTTCGGAGCTCATGGAGATGGGCATTTTCGCATCCATCAACCAGAGCCTGGACGAGAAGGTCGCTAGCGATTTGGCGGCCAAGCACGGCTACCTGCTGGAGATCCGCCATCGTGGCGAAGGGCAGAAGAAAAAGAAGAAGGAGGAGAAGGTCGTCGACGAATCCGAGCTGCTTGAGCACCGACCGCCGGTGGTCTGCATCATGGGCCACGTCGACCACGGCAAGACCTCTCTGCTCGACTACATTCGCAAGGCCAACGTGACCAAGGGCGAAGCCGGCGGCATCACCCAGCACATCGGGGCCTACCAGGTCGAGCACAACGACCACAAGATCACTTTTCTCGACACCCCGGGCCACGAAGCCTTCAACGCCATGCGAGCTCGCGGAGCGGACGTCACCGACATCGCCATTCTCGTGGTGGCGGCGGACGACGGCTTCATGCCGCAGACCGACGAGGCCCTGAAGTTCATTCAGAAGTCCGGCGTGCAGCCCATCGTGGCGATCAACAAGATCGACACCAAGGGGGCCAATGTGGATCGCGTGAAGCAGCAGATGCAGGAGCGCGGCATCGCCTCCGAAGATTGGGGCGGCCAGACCATTTGCGTGGAAGTTTCCGCCATCAAGGGGCAGGGCATCGACGACCTGCTCGACATGGTGCTGCTGCAAGCGGAGGTATTGGAGCTCAAGGCCAACCCGCAGAAGGCGGCCGAGGGCATCATCATCGAAGCGGCGGTGGAAGTCGGTCGTGGCTCCACGGCGACTGTTATCATCCAAGGCGGCACCCTCAAGGTGGGCGACGCCCTGGTGTGCGGGCATTGCTACACCAAGGTCAAAGCCATGCTCAACGAGTATGGAAAACCGATCAAGAAGGCCCCGCCGTCCACGCCGGTGCGCGTCATCGGCTGGTCCGACACGCCGGATTGCGGTGCGACCTTTGTCACCGTGAAGAACGAAAAGGAGGCCAAGGCCACCGCGGCTGAGAACGAGATCGAAATCAAAGCTGAGCTAGCGGCCGCGGAAGAGGAAGCCACCAGCGGCATGTCCGCTCAGGAAAAGCTCTTCGCGGCAATCGCCAAGACGCAGAAGAAGACGCTTCGCCTCATCGTCAAGGGCGACACCTTCGGCTCGGTTGAGGCGATCATCCAAGCTCTCAAGGGCATCAAGAGCGACAAGGTCGCTCTCGAGGTCATCGGCAAGGGCGTGGGCGTGATCAACAAGAGCGACGTGCAGAAAGCCAGCGCCGGCGGAGCCGAAATCATCGGTTTCAATGTGCGCATGGACAACGGCGTGGCAGCGGTCGCCAAGCACCATGCGGTGAAGATTTCGAGCTACCAGGTCATTTACGAGCTCATCGATCGCGTGCATGAGGACATGGTCGAGATGCTCGATCCGGAATACCGCGAGAACAAGATCGGAGCCGCCGAGGTTCGAGCCGTTTTCCCGATCGCCAAGGGCTTCGTGGCGGGCTGTCTGGTCACCGAAGGCCGCGTGCAGCACGGCGCCAGCGCCCGCATCCTGCGCCGTGGCGAGTCCTTGATCGAAAGCAAGGTTCAGACCCTGCGCCGCGTGAAGGACGACGTGAAGGAAGTGCGCGCCGGTACGGAGTGCGGTGTTCAGATCGAGAAGTTCAACGACTACAAGCCGGGCGACGTGATCGAGATCTACGAAGTTCACGAGGTGCGTCCGTCCCTCTAA
- a CDS encoding TlyA family RNA methyltransferase encodes MGAKKKRLDEIVLERGLAGSRSEAKALIMTGKVRRGTERLTKAGAKYEEDIELEVEASQRFVGRGAEKLLGWIETFGLDFEGCQVLDIGACTGGFSDCALQHGAVGATCVDVGYGQLHCKLREDPRVTNLEKTNARYLSADILPRPSYERVVMDLSFISLKTVLPAVWPFLGEGGVLIALVKPQFEVGKEIADKFRGVIKDEKAREKALRDVKDFALGELPGAELVGEMVSPIKGGDGNVEFLIGLKRRSSSE; translated from the coding sequence ATGGGCGCCAAGAAAAAGAGACTCGATGAGATTGTGCTGGAGCGCGGGCTTGCTGGCTCGCGAAGCGAGGCGAAGGCATTGATCATGACCGGCAAGGTGCGCCGGGGGACGGAGCGTCTGACCAAAGCAGGGGCCAAGTACGAAGAGGATATCGAGCTGGAAGTGGAAGCCTCGCAGCGATTTGTGGGACGCGGGGCGGAGAAGCTGCTCGGCTGGATCGAAACCTTCGGACTGGACTTCGAAGGCTGCCAGGTGCTGGACATCGGGGCCTGCACAGGCGGCTTTTCGGATTGCGCCCTGCAGCACGGAGCGGTCGGAGCGACGTGCGTGGATGTTGGATACGGTCAGCTCCACTGCAAACTGCGGGAGGATCCGCGAGTGACCAATTTGGAGAAGACCAACGCTCGCTACCTTTCCGCCGATATTTTGCCGCGCCCGAGCTACGAGCGAGTGGTGATGGATTTGTCCTTTATTTCCCTCAAGACGGTGCTGCCTGCGGTATGGCCTTTCTTGGGAGAGGGCGGTGTCTTGATCGCTCTGGTGAAGCCGCAGTTCGAAGTCGGAAAGGAGATCGCCGACAAGTTTCGCGGCGTGATCAAGGACGAGAAGGCCAGGGAGAAGGCTTTGCGGGACGTCAAGGATTTCGCTCTGGGCGAGCTTCCCGGAGCGGAGCTGGTAGGGGAGATGGTTTCGCCTATCAAAGGCGGCGATGGGAATGTGGAGTTTCTGATTGGTCTCAAGCGCCGTTCGAGCAGCGAATGA
- the ribF gene encoding riboflavin biosynthesis protein RibF: MSPALQFESLAALDSNFDRPVHLAVGMFDGVHRGHRMVIDSAKRRAKEDGGVCGALTFWPHPSRLFRPDAPSRMILSPEIKRRKLAELGLEFIVEEAFTHAFASIEAEEFMSHLKRLVPQLRSVHAGENWRFGNGRSGDMPQLAALGEAAGVDVFSVGCLADGGARVSSTRIRDLLTLGNLEEANALLGYEYYSLGTVTQGKRMGRTIDAPTLNLPFEGDLRPAYGVYAVSVSDVSLKREYMGVANFGVRPTVEMTSKPLLEVFLLEKCPFDYGHRLKVVWHQFIRQERKFAGVDELKAQIAKDAEVAKAYFAERKRGDGI, encoded by the coding sequence ATGTCGCCCGCCCTGCAATTCGAAAGCCTCGCCGCGCTCGATTCGAATTTCGATCGTCCCGTGCACCTGGCGGTGGGCATGTTCGACGGCGTGCATCGCGGGCACCGCATGGTGATCGACTCCGCCAAGCGTCGGGCGAAAGAGGATGGCGGCGTCTGCGGAGCTCTCACGTTCTGGCCGCATCCGAGCCGCTTGTTTCGTCCCGACGCCCCGTCCCGCATGATTCTCAGTCCGGAGATCAAGCGACGCAAACTGGCGGAGCTGGGTCTGGAGTTCATCGTGGAGGAAGCCTTCACTCATGCCTTCGCCTCCATCGAAGCGGAGGAGTTCATGTCCCATTTGAAGCGGCTCGTGCCGCAGCTGAGATCGGTGCACGCAGGCGAAAATTGGCGCTTTGGCAATGGGCGAAGCGGGGATATGCCGCAGTTGGCCGCCCTCGGCGAGGCAGCTGGAGTGGACGTGTTTTCGGTGGGCTGTCTTGCCGATGGAGGGGCTCGCGTCAGTAGCACGCGGATACGCGACCTGCTGACCTTGGGAAATCTGGAAGAGGCGAACGCTCTGCTGGGCTACGAATACTACAGTCTGGGAACGGTGACCCAAGGCAAGCGCATGGGGCGGACCATCGATGCTCCGACCCTGAACCTCCCCTTTGAAGGCGACCTCCGTCCGGCGTATGGCGTCTATGCGGTTTCCGTTTCGGACGTGTCGCTGAAACGCGAATACATGGGAGTCGCAAATTTCGGAGTCCGGCCTACGGTGGAGATGACGAGCAAGCCGCTGCTGGAGGTGTTTCTCCTTGAGAAATGCCCGTTCGACTACGGGCATCGGTTGAAGGTCGTCTGGCATCAGTTTATCCGTCAGGAGCGAAAGTTCGCCGGCGTGGACGAGCTGAAGGCCCAGATCGCCAAGGATGCGGAGGTGGCGAAGGCCTATTTCGCTGAACGCAAAAGAGGGGACGGTATTTAG
- the truB gene encoding tRNA pseudouridine(55) synthase TruB gives MEQKKDLEGILLIDKPTGMTSHDVVDQVRRKLRMKRIGHAGTLDPMATGLLIILVGKATKLSQYLTSLDKTYSGTIKLGETTNTQDADGEVTSTKPVPQLSEADARAVMETFVGDQYQTPPMFSAVKINGQRLYKMARKGQEVEREPRFIRVSRFDITRFESPEIDFSLDCSKGTYVRTLANDFGEKIGCGAHLTALRRDASDQFNTSKAVELDRFKEMEIPEIESILIPGHEAMPQNLL, from the coding sequence ATGGAACAGAAAAAGGATCTGGAAGGAATTTTGCTGATAGACAAGCCCACTGGCATGACGTCGCACGACGTGGTGGATCAGGTGCGGAGGAAACTGCGCATGAAGCGTATTGGCCACGCGGGTACGTTGGACCCGATGGCTACGGGATTGCTGATTATCCTGGTCGGCAAGGCGACCAAGCTTTCGCAGTACCTGACCAGTTTGGACAAGACCTATTCCGGCACCATCAAGCTTGGGGAGACCACCAATACGCAGGACGCGGACGGAGAGGTCACCAGCACCAAGCCAGTGCCGCAACTATCGGAAGCGGATGCCAGGGCGGTTATGGAAACCTTCGTAGGCGATCAGTACCAGACGCCGCCGATGTTTTCCGCGGTGAAAATCAATGGTCAGCGTCTCTACAAGATGGCCCGCAAGGGGCAGGAAGTGGAGCGCGAGCCGCGCTTCATTCGCGTATCCAGATTTGACATCACACGCTTCGAATCGCCGGAGATCGACTTCAGCCTGGATTGTTCCAAGGGGACCTACGTGCGCACGCTTGCCAACGATTTCGGAGAGAAGATCGGCTGTGGGGCGCATTTGACCGCGCTGCGACGCGACGCTTCGGATCAGTTCAACACTTCCAAGGCGGTGGAGCTGGATCGATTCAAGGAAATGGAGATTCCGGAGATCGAATCGATTCTAATCCCTGGGCACGAAGCGATGCCGCAGAATTTGCTCTAG